The following proteins are encoded in a genomic region of Musa acuminata AAA Group cultivar baxijiao chromosome BXJ2-11, Cavendish_Baxijiao_AAA, whole genome shotgun sequence:
- the LOC135627541 gene encoding peroxiredoxin-2E-2, chloroplastic-like: MAAAVNNIAATFSSASRSSPHVPTTPTVALSAASSRPISASWNPHSVLPRSRRSSLLGIYGLPGPRPRPLRLPRPSAAPPPRTISAGDRLPDATLSYLDRSGAVRTVSISGLTRGRRTVIMAVPGAFAPPRRPRWWSGSGPSFGLSAEGLVKRAAEMKQRGGGGVVVACVAANDVYVMRAWGEQLGAAEAGVTMLSDPDAELARALGLALDLRGGTEGFGMRSEGYLLVAADGVVKALFRNYQNGGGAAIVRSDDVFKVL; encoded by the coding sequence ATGGCGGCCGCCGTTAACAACATCGCCGCCACCTTCTCCTCCGCATCCCGTTCCTCCCCCCACGTCCCGACGACGCCCACGGTAGCGTTGTCCGCCGCCAGCTCCCGGCCCATCTCCGCCTCGTGGAACCCCCACTCCGTTCTCCCTCGCTCCCGCCGCTCCTCGCTTCTCGGCATCTACGGCCTCCCAGGCCCTCGGCCTCGTCCCCTCCGCCTGCCCCGTCCTTCTGCCGCCCCTCCTCCGCGCACCATTTCTGCTGGCGATCGCCTCCCCGACGCGACCCTATCCTACCTCGACCGCAGCGGCGCCGTCCGCACCGTATCCATCTCCGGCCTTACTCGCGGCAGGAGGACCGTCATAATGGCCGTTCCAGGCGCCTTCGCGCCCCCGCGGCGTCCCCGATGGTGGAGCGGCAGTGGCCCCAGCTTCGGGCTCTCTGCCGAGGGGCTTGTGAAGAGGGCGGCGGAGATGAAACAAAGAGGCGGCGGCGGGGTGGTGGTCGCCTGCGTGGCGGCGAACGATGTGTACGTGATGAGGGCGTGGGGGGAGCAGCTCGGGGCGGCGGAGGCCGGCGTGACGATGCTGTCGGACCCCGACGCTGAGCTCGCAAGGGCGCTCGGTTTGGCTCTTGACCTCCGGGGAGGTACCGAGGGGTTTGGGATGCGATCCGAGGGTTACCTCTTGGTTGCAGCGGACGGAGTGGTGAAGGCGCTCTTCAGGAACTACCAAAACGGCGGTGGCGCTGCTATTGTTAGATCCGACGATGTCTTCAAAGTGCTGTGA
- the LOC135626303 gene encoding paired amphipathic helix protein Sin3-like 4 isoform X6: protein MGSQLKRPNVPRADLSGQTHMPPAPAVGTTPKLTTNDALAYLKAVKDVFQDKREKYDEFLEVMKDFKSQRIDTNGVIMRVKELFKGHLDLILGFNTFLPKGYEIKQPEDKKPVEFEEAITFVNKIKNRFQNDDRVYKSFLDILNMYRREDKSIHEVYQEVAALFQNHQDLLEEFIHFLPDASATFAPQHAYSGRGFVRRDDRSFLMPAVRNVYADKREAAYMSRTDRDSSVDCLDTEHGRQKRRAEKETDKKEDRDKRDHERDEDSEHDCGDLENSECRHKISSRRVDDSIDEPMQQGGDRAKNIGIYSFSVSSFDDKNALKSVYTREFNFCEKVKEKLYPDTYQEFLKCLHIYSKEIINRTELKNLVSDILGKFPDLMEGFNEFLAHCENINGFLEGVFRKRHMARPVKIEDRDRERECEMDEQEKVHERRERNKEGDRVDKGALFNSRDGTSHKSSLLSSKEKYNICKPISELDLSNCQRCTPSYRLLPKNYSIPPASHRTELGASVLNDVWVSVTSGSEDYSFKHMRKNQYEESLFRCEDDRFELDMLLESVNATTKLVEDLLEMMQDPVKSENPFRVEDHLTSLHLRCIERLYGDHGLDVMDVLRKNASLALPVILTRLKQKQEEWFRCRSDFNKVWAEIYAKNYHKSLDHRSFYFKQQDSKSLSTKALLAEIKDINDKMKKEDDVLLAIAGRNRRPIVPTMEFEYIDMDIHEDLYRIIKYSCGEVCTFSDQLDKVMKIWTTILEPLFGVQPRNQGVKSLQDVKPKSHAVKTIMPGLGESNGNPGAYNTKQCNGDQNIPSEQAPSFTTKSADGDTTVTENGFYDTIQATNCGENICSSPLQGRVQCCASVADEMPEITVPDSVAGRAEQSHNKISQEIASGVSCGSIRTGHCGTETLVEARATNENLPYSEIYECSIQPS from the exons ATGGGTTCTCAGCTCAAGCGGCCCAACGTTCCCCGAGCCGATCT GTCCGGGCAAACCCATATGCCGCCGGCTCCAGCAGTTGGTACCACTCCCAAGCTCACCACCAACGATGCCCTAGCCTACCTGAAGGCTGTCAAGGATGTCTTTCAAGACAAAAGGGAAAAATATGATGAATTCCTTGaagtcatgaaagacttcaagagcCAGAG GATTGACACTAATGGGGTTATTATGAGGGTGAAGGAATTATTTAAGGGGCATCTGGATTTGATATTGGGTTTTAATACCTTCTTGCCCAAGGGATATGAGATTAAGCAACCAGAAGACAAGAAACCAGTTGAATTTGAGGAAGCAATCACCTTTGTTAACAAAATTAAG AATCGTTTCCAGAATGATGATCGTGTTTACAAGTCATTCttggatattttaaatatgtaccGAAGGGAGGATAAGTCAATCCATGAGGTCTACCAAGAG GTTGCAGCTCTCTTTCAGAATCATCAAGATTTGCTCGAAGAATTTATACATTTTTTACCTGATGCCTCGGCGACATTTGCCCCACAACATGCATATTCTGGTCGAGGCTTTGTGCGCCGAGATGACAGGAGCTTTCTGATGCCAGCAGTAAGGAATGTTTATGCGGATAAG AGGGAGGCAGCATATATGTCACGTACCGATCGTGACTCTAGTGTTGATTGTCTTGATACAGAGCATGGTAGGCAGAAAAGACGTGCAGAGAAGGAAACGGATAAGAAGGAAGACAGGGACAAGAGAGACCACGAACGAGATGAGGACTCAGAGCATGATTGTGGAGATTTAGAAAATTCAGAGTGTAGGCATAAAATTTCATCTAGAAGGGTGGATGACTCTATTGATGAGCCGATGCAACAAGGAGGTGATCGTGCCAAGAATATTGGCATctatagtttttcagtttcatcaTTTGATGATAAGAATGCTTTGAAGA GTGTATATACCCGAGAATTTAACTTTTGCGAGAAAGTCAAGGAGAAGTTGTATCCTGATACATACCAGGAATTTTTGAAATGCCTTCACATATATAGCAAAGAAATAATAAACAGAACAGAATTAAAGAATCTG GTAAGTGATATCCTGGGGAAGTTTCCTGATCTCATGGAAGGTTTCAATGAATTTTTGGCCCATTGTGAGAATATAA ATGGATTTCTTGAAGGCGTATTCAGAAAAA GACATATGGCTCGACCAGTTAAGATAGAGGATAGAGACAGAGAAAGGGAGTGTGAAATGGATGAGCAGGAGAAAGTTCATGAAAGGAGGGAGAGAAATAAGGAAGGAGACAGGGTTGATAAAGGTGCTCTTTTCAATTCTAGGGATGGGACCTCTCACAAGTCTTCTTTGCTATCGagcaaagaaaaatataatatatgtaaACCAATTTCAGAGCTTGACCTCTCAAATTGTCAACGTTGTACCCCAAGTTATCGTCTTCTGCCAAAAAAT TATTCAATCCCTCCTGCTAGCCACAGGACTGAACTTGGAGCATCAGTCTTAAATGATGTATGGGTGTCAGTGACTTCTGGAAGTGAGGATTATTCCTTCAAGCACATGCGCAAAAACCAATATGAAGAAAGCTTATTTAGATGCGAAGACGATAG ATTTGAGCTGGATATGTTATTGGAATCGGTTAATGCGACCACTAAGCTAGTGGAGGACTTGCTAGAAATGATGCAAGACCCTGTCAAATCAGAGAATCCATTTCGTGTTGAAGATCACCTTACTT CTTTGCATTTGAGATGCATTGAGCGATTATATGGAGATCATGGACTTGATGTCATGGATGTGCTTCGGAAGAATGCTAGCCTTGCATTGCCAGTCATATTAACCCGCCTAAAGCAAAAGCAAGAGGAATGGTTTAGGTGCCGTTCAGATTTTAATAAAGTTTGGGCAGAAATATATGCTAAAAACTATCATAAATCGCTGGACCATCGTAGTTTCTATTTCAAGCAACAGGATTCAAAGAGCTTGAGCACAAAAG CTTTGCTGGCTGAGATCAAAGATATAAATGACAAGATGAAGAAGGAGGATGACGTTCTTCTTGCCATTGCTGGTAGAAACAGGCGTCCCATAGTTCCCACTATGGAATTTGAGTATATAGACATGGATATTCATGAGGATTTATATCGGATCATTAAATATTCATGTGGCGAAGTTTGCACATTTTCTGATCAGTTGGACAAAGTCATGAAGATATGGACTACCATTTTGGAGCCCCTATTTGGTGTTCAACCTCGAAACCAAGGAGTAAAAAGTTTGCAAGATGTGAAGCCTAAGAGTCATGCTGTCAAAACCATTATGCCAGGTTTGGGTGAAAGCAATGGGAATCCTGGTGCTTATAATACCAAACAATGTAATGGTGATCAGAACATTCCATCTGAACAAGCACCTTCATTCACGACTAAGTCAGCTGATGGGGACACAACAGTTACTGAAAATGGATTTTATGACACAATTCAAGCCACTAACTGTGGTGAAAATATTTGTAGTAGTCCACTTCAAGGAAGAGTGCAATGTTGTGCTTCTGTGGCTGATGAAATGCCTGAGATAACTGTGCCAGATTCTGTTGCTGGTAGAGCTGAACAAAGTCACAATAAAATAAGCCAGGAGATTGCATCAG GGGTTAGCTGTGGATCTATAAGAACTGGCCATTGTGGAACAGAGACACTAGTTGAAGCTCGGGCTACTAATGAGAATTTGCCATATTCAGAG
- the LOC135626303 gene encoding paired amphipathic helix protein Sin3-like 4 isoform X7: MGSQLKRPNVPRADLSGQTHMPPAPAVGTTPKLTTNDALAYLKAVKDVFQDKREKYDEFLEVMKDFKSQRIDTNGVIMRVKELFKGHLDLILGFNTFLPKGYEIKQPEDKKPVEFEEAITFVNKIKNRFQNDDRVYKSFLDILNMYRREDKSIHEVYQEVAALFQNHQDLLEEFIHFLPDASATFAPQHAYSGRGFVRRDDRSFLMPAVRNVYADKREAAYMSRTDRDSSVDCLDTEHGRQKRRAEKETDKKEDRDKRDHERDEDSEHDCGDLENSECRHKISSRRVDDSIDEPMQQGGDRAKNIGIYSFSVSSFDDKNALKSVYTREFNFCEKVKEKLYPDTYQEFLKCLHIYSKEIINRTELKNLVSDILGKFPDLMEGFNEFLAHCENISGWIS; encoded by the exons ATGGGTTCTCAGCTCAAGCGGCCCAACGTTCCCCGAGCCGATCT GTCCGGGCAAACCCATATGCCGCCGGCTCCAGCAGTTGGTACCACTCCCAAGCTCACCACCAACGATGCCCTAGCCTACCTGAAGGCTGTCAAGGATGTCTTTCAAGACAAAAGGGAAAAATATGATGAATTCCTTGaagtcatgaaagacttcaagagcCAGAG GATTGACACTAATGGGGTTATTATGAGGGTGAAGGAATTATTTAAGGGGCATCTGGATTTGATATTGGGTTTTAATACCTTCTTGCCCAAGGGATATGAGATTAAGCAACCAGAAGACAAGAAACCAGTTGAATTTGAGGAAGCAATCACCTTTGTTAACAAAATTAAG AATCGTTTCCAGAATGATGATCGTGTTTACAAGTCATTCttggatattttaaatatgtaccGAAGGGAGGATAAGTCAATCCATGAGGTCTACCAAGAG GTTGCAGCTCTCTTTCAGAATCATCAAGATTTGCTCGAAGAATTTATACATTTTTTACCTGATGCCTCGGCGACATTTGCCCCACAACATGCATATTCTGGTCGAGGCTTTGTGCGCCGAGATGACAGGAGCTTTCTGATGCCAGCAGTAAGGAATGTTTATGCGGATAAG AGGGAGGCAGCATATATGTCACGTACCGATCGTGACTCTAGTGTTGATTGTCTTGATACAGAGCATGGTAGGCAGAAAAGACGTGCAGAGAAGGAAACGGATAAGAAGGAAGACAGGGACAAGAGAGACCACGAACGAGATGAGGACTCAGAGCATGATTGTGGAGATTTAGAAAATTCAGAGTGTAGGCATAAAATTTCATCTAGAAGGGTGGATGACTCTATTGATGAGCCGATGCAACAAGGAGGTGATCGTGCCAAGAATATTGGCATctatagtttttcagtttcatcaTTTGATGATAAGAATGCTTTGAAGA GTGTATATACCCGAGAATTTAACTTTTGCGAGAAAGTCAAGGAGAAGTTGTATCCTGATACATACCAGGAATTTTTGAAATGCCTTCACATATATAGCAAAGAAATAATAAACAGAACAGAATTAAAGAATCTG GTAAGTGATATCCTGGGGAAGTTTCCTGATCTCATGGAAGGTTTCAATGAATTTTTGGCCCATTGTGAGAATATAAGTGG ATGGATTTCTTGA